From a single Paenibacillus sp. FSL R5-0345 genomic region:
- a CDS encoding Ger(x)C family spore germination protein, with protein sequence MKFDMKFKSHLLLIALVSICLTGCWDREYLKDLHLAYCAAIDYTENGEIKETIELIIPPDIEQKATKNEIHSSIGSTVRNASNQLRNKVRGNIRFIKYGFELMGRTTAERGLYPILDVNYRDPSNPTSNVRLIITEGEAAQILEQKKVGELKIGEFIKQKIDSLEEMSIFPKETADTVFRSLMDPGHDFALPYLGRDGGEIITKGVALFHDQNYSGMLNPDQSIMMVLLMGQQGKNARFTKKLDLGHSDDIRNFITINVGSKKIKRQFKVTIADDESIDVNLGLELQAVVEEFTDVLDEKELKKVSQDLSDLLTKEAKTVVNEIQKANCDIFGVGRKLIAYHHNVWSNKNWSEDYRKVKFHTKVDVKIVSTGILQ encoded by the coding sequence ATGAAGTTTGACATGAAATTCAAGTCGCATTTACTTTTAATTGCCCTTGTTTCCATCTGTCTTACTGGATGTTGGGACCGGGAATATTTGAAAGACCTGCATCTGGCTTATTGTGCTGCAATTGATTATACAGAGAACGGAGAGATCAAAGAAACCATCGAATTAATCATTCCCCCCGATATTGAGCAGAAAGCTACCAAGAATGAAATCCATTCGAGTATCGGATCGACTGTGCGCAATGCGAGCAATCAATTGCGAAATAAAGTTAGGGGAAACATTAGATTTATTAAATATGGGTTTGAGCTTATGGGAAGGACTACGGCTGAGCGTGGCCTGTACCCTATTCTGGATGTGAATTACAGGGATCCAAGCAATCCAACATCCAACGTTCGGCTAATTATTACGGAAGGAGAAGCTGCCCAAATTCTTGAACAAAAAAAGGTTGGGGAATTAAAGATCGGTGAATTCATTAAGCAAAAGATCGATAGTCTGGAAGAAATGAGTATTTTTCCAAAAGAAACGGCAGATACCGTGTTCCGATCCCTGATGGATCCAGGGCATGACTTTGCTCTTCCATATCTAGGCAGAGATGGGGGCGAAATAATCACGAAAGGGGTAGCTCTCTTTCATGACCAGAATTACAGCGGAATGTTGAACCCCGATCAGTCAATCATGATGGTTCTGCTGATGGGACAACAGGGGAAAAATGCCCGCTTCACTAAGAAACTTGATTTGGGACATTCCGATGATATTCGGAATTTCATTACTATTAATGTGGGTTCAAAAAAAATAAAGCGGCAATTCAAGGTAACCATTGCTGATGATGAAAGCATTGATGTAAATTTGGGCTTGGAGCTGCAAGCCGTCGTAGAAGAGTTTACCGATGTACTCGACGAGAAAGAACTTAAAAAAGTCAGTCAAGATCTTTCAGATTTACTTACAAAGGAAGCCAAGACAGTTGTTAATGAAATCCAAAAGGCAAACTGTGATATCTTTGGTGTAGGAAGAAAACTTATTGCTTATCATCACAATGTCTGGAGCAACAAAAATTGGTCTGAGGATTACCGGAAAGTAAAATTCCATACCAAGGTTGATGTTAAAATTGTAAGTACGGGCATTCTACAATAG
- the zwf gene encoding glucose-6-phosphate dehydrogenase → MAENQTLDALHTPGAVFFIFGATGDLARRKLFPAIYSLYREGKLAHDFAVIGVARRPRTQEEFRSDVKESILEFCRYKAGEESEWNEFVQHFEYKSLDINDIDGFRELRAQTEALEEKFRIPGNRMFYLALAPELFGSVSFNLKAGGMLDSTGWNRLVIEKPFGYNLESAEQLNEQIREVFKEEEIYRIDHYLGKEMVQNIEVIRFANAFFEPLWNNKHIANIQITLGETVGVEERGGYYDHAGALRDMGQNHILQLLTMIAMEPPSRLLAEDIRDEKVKVLRSLRPYGTSDEVRENVVRAQYIQGLHGGKTLPAYRQEDKVDPESSTETYFAARVFVDNFRWAGVPFYIRTGKRLPVKTTEVVVEFKGMPTNVYLGQKHTLEPNLLVIRVNPMEGIYVKINAKKPGSESEIQPLAMDFCQSCLVGINSPEAYERLLHDAARGDSTYFTRWDEVSSAWSFVDRIAKAWKEESSDLSSYPAGTWGPVEADQLLAQDGFHWWPVNGQEEDNVVWLKNN, encoded by the coding sequence ATGGCTGAAAATCAAACCCTTGATGCACTGCACACACCCGGTGCTGTCTTTTTTATCTTTGGGGCAACCGGAGATTTAGCCCGGCGTAAGCTTTTCCCGGCGATTTACAGCTTGTACCGTGAAGGTAAGCTGGCACATGATTTTGCGGTAATTGGCGTGGCGCGGCGCCCGCGTACTCAGGAAGAATTTAGAAGTGATGTGAAGGAATCCATCCTTGAATTCTGCCGTTATAAAGCGGGAGAAGAGAGCGAATGGAATGAGTTTGTACAGCATTTTGAATACAAATCTCTGGACATCAACGATATTGATGGCTTCCGTGAATTAAGAGCTCAAACAGAAGCGCTTGAAGAGAAGTTTAGAATTCCGGGCAATCGGATGTTCTATCTTGCGCTGGCACCTGAATTGTTCGGTAGTGTCTCGTTCAACCTTAAGGCTGGCGGTATGCTGGATAGCACAGGTTGGAATCGCCTCGTCATCGAGAAGCCTTTTGGATATAATCTGGAGTCAGCTGAGCAGCTGAACGAGCAGATCCGTGAGGTGTTCAAGGAAGAGGAAATCTACCGGATCGATCATTATCTTGGTAAAGAAATGGTTCAGAATATTGAAGTCATTCGTTTTGCCAATGCTTTTTTCGAACCGCTTTGGAATAATAAGCATATTGCCAATATTCAAATTACACTTGGCGAAACCGTAGGTGTTGAAGAGCGTGGTGGTTATTATGACCATGCTGGAGCGTTACGGGATATGGGCCAGAATCATATATTGCAACTGCTGACTATGATCGCAATGGAACCACCAAGCCGTCTGCTTGCAGAAGATATTCGTGACGAGAAGGTGAAGGTACTTCGTTCCCTTCGTCCTTATGGTACATCTGACGAGGTTCGTGAGAACGTCGTGAGAGCACAGTATATTCAAGGCTTGCATGGTGGCAAGACCCTTCCTGCTTATCGTCAGGAAGATAAGGTTGATCCTGAATCGAGTACCGAGACGTATTTTGCTGCCCGTGTGTTTGTAGATAACTTCCGCTGGGCTGGAGTTCCTTTCTATATTCGTACAGGTAAACGTCTACCGGTGAAGACAACGGAAGTGGTAGTTGAGTTCAAGGGCATGCCAACCAATGTTTATTTGGGACAAAAGCATACGTTGGAGCCTAACCTGCTTGTTATCCGTGTGAACCCTATGGAAGGCATTTATGTGAAGATTAATGCCAAGAAGCCGGGTTCTGAGTCTGAAATTCAACCGCTCGCTATGGACTTCTGTCAAAGCTGCTTGGTTGGAATCAATTCCCCGGAAGCTTACGAGCGTTTGCTTCATGACGCGGCACGCGGAGATTCTACTTATTTCACGCGTTGGGATGAGGTATCGTCGGCATGGTCGTTCGTGGATCGTATTGCGAAGGCTTGGAAGGAAGAGTCGAGTGATCTATCGTCTTATCCTGCTGGCACTTGGGGTCCGGTTGAAGCGGATCAACTGCTTGCTCAGGATGGCTTCCATTGGTGGCCGGTAAACGGTCAGGAAGAAGATAATGTAGTATGGTTGAAGAATAACTAA
- a CDS encoding ABC transporter ATP-binding protein has translation MKIKNKSQNTWSKLLRYCRKYVPVIVIALICAAAGTVLTLFGPDKLSEITDMITAGLVSGIDMDGITAIGITLVVIYGVGALLSLSQGLIMSNITQKVSKKLRTDLAHKMNRLPISYYNKSATGDILSRVTNDVDTIGQALNQSIGTVVTAVAMFIGSIIMMLRTNVIMTITAVVATIIGFGLMAIIMKKSQKYFASQQEYLGKINGHVEEVYTGHNVVKAYNGEAQMRTTFQELNQGLKNSAFKAQFLSGLMPPLMGFIGNLGFVAVCVVGAVLAMNGTISFGVIVAFIMYVRYFTQPLSQIAQAAQNLQSASAAGGRVFEFLEAEEMEDESLKERTLATAEGKVRFDQVQFAYETSEKLIIKNFSADVKPGQKVAIVGPTGAGKTTLVNLLIRFNELTGGEIYIDDTPISSLTRENIHDLFCMVLQDTWLFEGTIKENLIYNQQNITDEKLEEACKAVGLHRFIQTLSDGYNTILNDKVNLSAGQKQQLTIARAMLKDAPMLILDEATSSVDTRTELLIQQAMDKLMEGRTSFVIAHRLSTIKNADVILVLKDGDILESGSHAELLAQNGFYAELYNSQFEQAS, from the coding sequence ATGAAGATTAAGAATAAGAGTCAGAATACATGGAGCAAGCTGCTCCGTTACTGCCGCAAGTATGTTCCAGTGATCGTAATTGCGCTAATCTGCGCGGCGGCTGGAACGGTACTCACGTTATTCGGTCCGGATAAGCTCTCCGAGATCACCGACATGATTACAGCCGGCCTCGTCAGCGGCATCGATATGGACGGCATTACTGCCATTGGCATTACCCTCGTCGTGATCTACGGCGTCGGTGCGTTGTTGTCACTCTCACAAGGGTTGATCATGTCGAATATTACCCAAAAAGTCTCCAAGAAATTAAGAACCGACCTGGCTCATAAAATGAACAGACTTCCGATCTCCTACTACAACAAGTCGGCAACCGGGGACATTCTCTCCCGGGTTACCAACGATGTGGATACCATCGGTCAGGCTCTCAATCAGAGCATCGGTACTGTAGTGACCGCTGTCGCCATGTTCATCGGTTCCATTATCATGATGCTCCGGACCAATGTGATCATGACCATCACCGCTGTCGTTGCAACTATCATCGGCTTCGGTCTTATGGCGATCATCATGAAGAAATCGCAAAAGTATTTTGCCAGTCAGCAGGAATATTTGGGTAAAATCAACGGTCATGTTGAAGAAGTGTACACAGGGCATAACGTTGTAAAAGCATATAACGGGGAAGCGCAGATGCGCACTACCTTCCAGGAATTGAATCAAGGGCTGAAGAACAGCGCCTTCAAAGCGCAATTCCTCTCTGGACTGATGCCACCGCTTATGGGCTTCATTGGTAATCTAGGCTTTGTCGCCGTCTGTGTCGTGGGTGCTGTATTAGCCATGAATGGTACGATTTCATTCGGGGTCATTGTCGCTTTCATCATGTATGTACGTTACTTTACCCAGCCGTTATCTCAGATCGCCCAAGCCGCACAGAATTTGCAATCGGCATCCGCCGCTGGAGGGCGTGTATTTGAATTCCTAGAGGCTGAAGAAATGGAAGACGAGAGCTTGAAAGAACGCACGCTGGCAACTGCTGAAGGCAAAGTACGTTTTGATCAAGTACAATTTGCATATGAGACTTCAGAGAAGCTGATTATCAAAAACTTCTCGGCAGACGTAAAGCCCGGGCAAAAAGTTGCCATAGTAGGACCTACCGGTGCAGGGAAGACCACTCTCGTTAATCTGCTCATCCGCTTCAACGAATTAACAGGCGGAGAAATTTACATTGATGATACGCCGATCAGCAGCCTTACGAGAGAGAACATTCATGATCTATTCTGTATGGTCCTGCAGGATACCTGGCTGTTTGAGGGTACCATCAAAGAGAACCTGATTTACAATCAGCAGAATATAACAGACGAGAAGCTTGAAGAAGCCTGCAAGGCTGTTGGCCTGCACCGCTTCATTCAAACCTTAAGTGATGGTTACAATACTATCCTTAATGATAAGGTCAATTTATCCGCCGGCCAAAAGCAGCAGCTGACCATCGCTCGCGCGATGCTAAAGGATGCGCCGATGCTCATTCTTGATGAAGCTACAAGCTCGGTGGATACCCGTACAGAGCTGCTGATTCAGCAGGCGATGGATAAGCTTATGGAAGGCAGAACCTCTTTCGTTATCGCACACCGACTCTCAACAATCAAGAATGCCGATGTGATTCTGGTCCTGAAGGACGGCGATATCTTGGAAAGCGGCAGCCACGCGGAATTACTTGCACAGAACGGATTCTATGCAGAGCTTTACAACAGCCAATTTGAGCAGGCTTCTTAA
- a CDS encoding potassium channel family protein encodes MLREVHIDMAKKQYAIIGMGRFGSSVARALSGMGYDVLAIDADEQRTQEISNIVTHAVSADSTDEEALRALGIRNFDVVVVAIGEDIQASILTTLILKDLGVPAIIAKAKSELHGKVLGKIGADKVIYPERDMGMRVAHHLASPNILDYIELSPDYSILDMKVSGSMIGKNLQELDIRAKYGCNVMAIRQGEEMNISPRAEDRLIDGDILVIVGHKDNLTKLEIAYQ; translated from the coding sequence ATGCTACGGGAGGTACATATAGACATGGCCAAAAAACAATATGCTATTATTGGCATGGGGCGTTTCGGATCCAGTGTTGCTAGAGCGCTCAGCGGTATGGGGTATGATGTACTTGCGATTGATGCGGACGAGCAGCGAACACAGGAGATTTCAAATATAGTAACACACGCCGTATCTGCAGATTCTACGGATGAGGAAGCGTTACGCGCACTTGGTATTCGCAATTTTGATGTAGTCGTTGTAGCCATTGGTGAGGACATCCAAGCTAGCATTCTGACAACTTTAATCCTGAAGGATCTTGGAGTGCCAGCAATTATTGCAAAAGCCAAAAGTGAACTGCACGGCAAAGTATTAGGTAAAATTGGTGCGGACAAGGTGATTTATCCTGAACGGGATATGGGAATGCGGGTTGCGCATCATTTGGCTTCGCCTAATATATTGGATTATATCGAGCTGTCGCCTGATTATAGTATTTTGGACATGAAGGTATCCGGATCGATGATCGGAAAAAATCTACAAGAGCTCGATATCCGCGCAAAATATGGCTGTAACGTAATGGCTATTCGCCAAGGTGAAGAGATGAACATCTCCCCTCGCGCAGAGGATCGCTTGATCGACGGGGATATTCTTGTAATCGTTGGGCATAAGGATAATCTGACGAAGCTTGAGATCGCGTATCAGTAG
- a CDS encoding small acid-soluble spore protein SspI, protein MPVTIDLRQAIIHKVHGQSEEDLRHMIEGSVDGPEAALPGLGAVFEMIWKDLDTAKQDNLVSMLHDHLETITPGNITS, encoded by the coding sequence ATGCCAGTTACCATTGACTTACGTCAGGCGATTATTCATAAAGTGCATGGTCAATCTGAAGAGGATTTGCGGCATATGATTGAAGGCTCGGTAGACGGACCGGAAGCAGCACTCCCGGGACTTGGCGCCGTGTTTGAAATGATATGGAAAGACCTGGACACCGCTAAACAAGATAATTTGGTCTCTATGCTGCATGATCACTTGGAGACAATTACCCCTGGCAATATCACTTCATAA
- a CDS encoding TrmH family RNA methyltransferase, which produces MEIMSPQNTRVKEWAGLQEKKHRDKARKYIVEGVHLVQEALLAEADVECLAYDLDKGMPAELKGLLQSVQGMDVIGVSAAIISKCSSTNTPQPVFAIVRKEQQAVEAILAKKNSLVVVLDGVQDPGNVGTIIRSADAAGADGVILGQGCADLYNPKTIRSTMGSMFHLPVVEGDLSEILPQARERGALLVSTSLQGEESCYQHDFHGSQWLLIGSEGKGISPETARLVDKSIIIPMAGRAESLNAAMAATILLFEGMRQREA; this is translated from the coding sequence ATGGAAATCATGTCTCCGCAAAATACGCGGGTTAAAGAGTGGGCCGGGCTGCAGGAGAAAAAGCACCGTGACAAGGCTCGTAAATATATCGTAGAAGGCGTTCATCTGGTACAGGAAGCGCTGCTGGCTGAAGCAGATGTGGAATGTTTGGCCTATGACCTCGACAAAGGAATGCCTGCTGAACTCAAGGGGCTTCTTCAGTCCGTTCAGGGTATGGATGTGATTGGCGTGTCAGCGGCCATTATCTCGAAATGCAGCAGCACTAATACACCGCAGCCAGTGTTCGCCATCGTGCGGAAGGAACAGCAGGCAGTAGAGGCTATCCTAGCGAAGAAGAATAGTCTGGTGGTTGTCCTGGACGGTGTACAGGACCCCGGCAATGTCGGCACCATCATCCGCAGTGCGGATGCTGCGGGAGCAGACGGAGTGATCCTCGGTCAAGGCTGTGCCGACCTGTACAATCCGAAGACCATCCGTTCCACGATGGGCTCAATGTTCCATCTCCCGGTGGTGGAGGGAGATCTAAGTGAGATTTTGCCACAGGCCCGGGAACGCGGGGCATTGCTGGTAAGTACTTCGCTGCAAGGAGAAGAATCTTGCTATCAGCATGATTTTCACGGCAGTCAGTGGCTTCTGATTGGCAGCGAGGGTAAAGGTATTTCGCCTGAAACTGCTCGACTCGTGGACAAGAGTATCATCATCCCGATGGCAGGCCGCGCTGAATCACTAAATGCGGCGATGGCAGCGACGATTTTGCTGTTTGAGGGGATGCGGCAGCGGGAGGCATAA
- a CDS encoding spore germination protein: MTDQTQISFTTVDQNADFIEAALFYSNDLKKRRISFNETEGILFYLESMADTELVEQNVIAPFYNSKKKELSKLFTTLSFDVETELNKGIQGLINGGCLYFVEGISEFYILSTPAKHERTIAEPLNEAVIRGPHNGFIEDMTVNLYLIRKQITTPNLTVRYFTLGKIAPKKVALIYMENLAKPELVKKVESRIQKIILDSVLSTGFIQELTEDNSYSIFPQHINTERPDHTSFYLLKGYVTILLDGDPTALIVPASFFTFYQTPDDYSNRWLIASFVRFIRLIGFVTAFQLPALYIATVSFHSSVLPLQLFFTIQGSLTRIPFPPLVEAMLLELIFELLREAGLRLPSRVGQTIGIVGGLVIGDAIVKAGLVSYSMIIVVALTAISSFLIPSNEMSSAIRFMRFPLMVAASLFGYIGISFGLTLIFIHLCKLESFGQPYLTPLSPVNIQSLKDTFLRLPIWSIRKNTSKSEAEEE, from the coding sequence ATGACTGACCAAACACAGATCTCATTCACTACTGTAGATCAAAACGCCGATTTCATCGAAGCAGCTTTGTTCTATTCAAATGATCTTAAAAAAAGAAGAATATCCTTTAACGAAACTGAAGGAATTCTCTTTTATCTAGAGTCCATGGCAGACACGGAACTGGTTGAGCAGAATGTGATTGCTCCTTTTTACAATAGCAAAAAAAAAGAGCTTTCCAAACTATTTACAACGCTCAGCTTCGATGTGGAAACAGAACTAAATAAAGGTATTCAGGGACTTATTAACGGAGGCTGCCTCTACTTTGTTGAAGGAATATCTGAATTTTATATCCTCTCTACTCCTGCCAAACACGAACGAACCATAGCCGAACCTCTTAATGAAGCAGTTATTCGGGGGCCGCATAACGGTTTTATTGAAGATATGACGGTTAACTTATACCTGATACGTAAACAAATCACCACTCCAAACCTTACTGTTCGCTACTTTACCCTTGGGAAAATCGCTCCCAAAAAGGTAGCTTTAATCTATATGGAGAACCTTGCCAAACCTGAATTAGTAAAAAAAGTAGAATCTAGAATACAAAAAATCATTCTTGATTCGGTACTCTCCACCGGCTTTATTCAGGAATTAACGGAGGATAATTCGTACTCTATATTTCCACAACATATCAATACAGAGCGCCCAGACCATACCTCCTTCTACTTGCTGAAAGGATACGTCACAATCCTGCTGGATGGAGATCCCACAGCTCTGATTGTACCTGCCAGCTTCTTCACCTTCTATCAGACGCCGGATGACTATAGCAATCGATGGCTGATTGCTTCCTTTGTCCGTTTTATCCGTCTGATTGGTTTTGTAACAGCATTCCAACTGCCCGCGCTCTATATTGCCACCGTTTCTTTTCACTCCAGCGTCCTTCCCTTGCAATTGTTCTTCACAATTCAAGGTTCACTGACCCGGATCCCATTCCCTCCATTGGTAGAAGCGATGCTGCTTGAACTCATATTCGAACTGCTGCGGGAGGCAGGGCTCCGTCTGCCCAGCCGTGTAGGTCAAACCATTGGGATTGTAGGTGGTTTGGTCATCGGGGATGCCATTGTTAAAGCTGGATTGGTCTCTTACTCAATGATCATCGTTGTCGCATTGACTGCCATATCATCCTTTCTCATCCCTTCCAACGAGATGAGCTCCGCGATCCGATTTATGCGGTTTCCACTTATGGTTGCTGCCTCTTTGTTCGGATATATTGGCATATCATTTGGGTTGACACTTATTTTTATACATTTGTGTAAGCTTGAATCTTTTGGACAACCTTACCTTACGCCTCTAAGCCCGGTAAATATTCAAAGCTTGAAAGACACCTTTTTGCGCCTTCCGATATGGTCCATCCGCAAGAATACAAGCAAATCAGAGGCAGAAGAAGAATAA
- a CDS encoding peptide chain release factor 3 codes for MNKAIDQKLQKEVDRRRTFAIISHPDAGKTTLTEKLLLFGGAIRLAGTVKARKANKHATSDWMEIEKQRGISVTSSVMQFDYLNHRVNILDTPGHQDFSEDTYRTLTAADSAVMLIDVAKGVETQTTKLFQVCAKRGIPIFTFINKLDREGRSPFDLMEELEQVLGIRSVPMNWPIGSGRELCGVYDRMKNQVELFQGDDHSVIKVQKVDGYRDPIIREMAGEYLHDQLCQDLELLDVAGDAFDYEKVLSGELTPVFFGSAINNFGVQTFLDNFLDLAPKPEPRRSTTGLVEPMNEKFTGYVFKIQANMNPAHRDRIAFLRIVSGKFERGMSVKHVRVGKDIKLAQPQQFLAQDRDIVEEAYPGDIIGLFDPGIFRIGDTLSQAGDLEFDELPTFSPEIFAKVSIKNALKSKQFQKGVDQLTEEGMIQVFRTVNFDDILLGVVGQLQFEVFEYRMKGEYGVDVQLQRMPYQFARWIVDDAKPDASKFRINSTLVTDKKGNFVVLFENEYAMRTAMDKNPTATFLEMAPKTLL; via the coding sequence ATGAACAAAGCAATAGATCAGAAGCTGCAAAAGGAAGTGGACAGACGCAGAACCTTTGCGATCATTTCCCACCCGGATGCGGGTAAAACAACTTTAACGGAAAAACTACTGTTATTCGGTGGCGCTATCCGTCTGGCGGGAACCGTTAAGGCCCGTAAAGCGAACAAGCACGCCACGAGTGACTGGATGGAAATTGAAAAGCAACGGGGGATTTCTGTTACTTCCTCTGTCATGCAGTTTGATTACTTGAATCACCGTGTGAATATTTTGGATACTCCGGGTCACCAAGACTTTAGTGAGGACACCTACCGTACACTAACTGCAGCGGATAGTGCAGTCATGCTTATCGACGTGGCAAAAGGTGTGGAAACCCAAACGACTAAACTGTTTCAGGTCTGTGCGAAACGTGGGATTCCGATCTTTACCTTTATTAATAAGCTAGACCGTGAAGGACGCAGTCCGTTTGATCTGATGGAAGAGCTGGAGCAGGTACTGGGTATTCGCTCTGTGCCAATGAACTGGCCGATCGGCAGTGGCCGTGAATTATGTGGTGTATATGACCGGATGAAGAATCAGGTAGAACTGTTCCAAGGTGACGATCATTCCGTAATCAAGGTTCAGAAGGTTGATGGATATCGTGATCCAATCATTCGTGAAATGGCTGGAGAATATCTGCATGATCAATTGTGTCAGGATCTGGAGCTGCTGGATGTAGCAGGTGACGCTTTTGACTATGAAAAAGTATTAAGTGGTGAACTCACACCTGTGTTCTTTGGTAGTGCGATCAACAATTTCGGCGTACAGACTTTCCTCGATAATTTCTTGGATTTGGCACCGAAGCCTGAACCACGCCGTAGTACTACAGGTTTGGTAGAACCAATGAATGAGAAATTCACTGGTTATGTGTTCAAAATCCAAGCCAATATGAACCCGGCTCACCGTGACCGGATTGCTTTCCTGCGTATTGTATCCGGGAAGTTCGAACGTGGGATGAGCGTAAAGCATGTGCGTGTGGGTAAGGACATTAAGCTGGCCCAGCCGCAACAATTCTTGGCGCAAGACCGTGATATCGTAGAGGAAGCTTATCCAGGAGATATTATCGGGCTGTTTGATCCAGGTATTTTTAGAATTGGAGATACACTGAGTCAGGCCGGAGATTTGGAATTTGATGAGCTGCCAACATTCTCACCAGAGATTTTTGCTAAAGTGAGTATTAAAAATGCTTTGAAATCGAAGCAATTCCAAAAGGGTGTCGATCAGCTGACTGAAGAGGGTATGATTCAAGTATTCCGTACGGTTAACTTTGACGATATTCTGCTCGGCGTAGTTGGACAGCTGCAGTTTGAGGTGTTCGAGTACCGCATGAAAGGTGAATATGGTGTAGATGTTCAGTTACAGCGTATGCCATACCAGTTCGCGCGTTGGATCGTAGATGATGCTAAACCGGATGCGAGTAAGTTCCGTATTAACTCTACGCTCGTTACAGATAAGAAGGGCAATTTTGTCGTGTTGTTCGAGAATGAATATGCTATGCGGACAGCGATGGATAAGAACCCGACAGCTACGTTCCTGGAGATGGCTCCAAAAACATTGCTATAG
- a CDS encoding GerAB/ArcD/ProY family transporter, translating to MTQKEKMITRGQLFCFMIQAQIGVGILSLPFKLNEAAKGGGALSVLIAGIITQLVIILLWVLLKNFPGLNLFSICLKLGGPIIGRILIIAYISYFVLLGSNIMFSAVEVLQRWILQSTPRWAILTLFSIMTLYLAREKLTVLARFYTLATFLFVPLILFVSYGLTQAHFEFMLPLLENGFWNVVKGAQESTKSMYGFEMMMIVYPLSEGTNKQKLMTISLASWFVTLLYVFVVSTCLMVFNSEQIKIMPEPVIYLVKSLNFYIVDRADILFLPIWAITLVCSIVSYCYAASIGLSVLFSRKSHKHFAPFVKIISFMIALAPVTPAGVHLFDTAANYAAYVFIAGLSMLLLMISLFMKRKPGGLA from the coding sequence ATGACTCAAAAAGAAAAAATGATAACGAGGGGGCAGCTTTTCTGCTTTATGATTCAAGCCCAAATCGGGGTTGGCATTCTGTCTCTTCCCTTCAAGCTTAACGAAGCGGCCAAGGGTGGAGGAGCGCTCTCTGTTTTGATTGCGGGCATCATTACCCAACTTGTTATCATTCTTCTATGGGTTCTGCTGAAAAATTTCCCCGGACTCAACTTATTTTCTATATGTTTAAAGCTCGGAGGTCCAATTATAGGTAGAATACTTATAATCGCTTACATCAGTTACTTTGTTCTGCTTGGCTCCAATATTATGTTCAGTGCGGTGGAGGTGCTGCAGAGGTGGATTCTGCAATCCACACCAAGATGGGCTATATTAACCCTTTTCTCGATCATGACTCTCTATTTGGCAAGAGAAAAGCTTACAGTGTTGGCCAGATTCTATACATTGGCAACATTTCTTTTTGTTCCGCTTATACTATTTGTCAGCTATGGTTTAACTCAAGCTCATTTTGAATTTATGCTCCCCCTTCTGGAGAATGGGTTCTGGAATGTCGTGAAGGGAGCACAGGAATCAACTAAATCTATGTATGGTTTCGAAATGATGATGATCGTCTATCCGCTTTCCGAAGGTACAAATAAACAAAAATTAATGACCATTAGTCTAGCCAGTTGGTTCGTAACCCTGCTCTATGTCTTTGTGGTATCCACCTGTCTGATGGTATTTAACTCTGAGCAAATCAAAATCATGCCCGAACCCGTCATTTACTTAGTAAAATCTCTTAACTTTTATATCGTGGATCGTGCAGATATCCTGTTTCTGCCGATTTGGGCCATCACGCTTGTTTGTTCTATTGTTAGCTACTGCTATGCAGCATCCATTGGACTCAGTGTTTTATTTAGTCGAAAAAGCCATAAACATTTTGCTCCGTTTGTAAAAATCATTTCTTTTATGATCGCACTTGCACCTGTAACTCCTGCAGGTGTACATCTTTTTGATACGGCCGCTAACTATGCGGCCTATGTGTTTATTGCCGGATTATCGATGTTATTGCTGATGATTTCCCTATTTATGAAGAGAAAGCCAGGTGGTCTTGCATGA